A single genomic interval of uncultured Pseudodesulfovibrio sp. harbors:
- a CDS encoding TmcC family electron transfer complex membrane anchor subunit yields MIEFYNFVSGPLAWVAWTIFIVGSIYRLVSMYALAKAKDGSSLAYMSLPYSLRSIFRWLMPFSTMGWKADPLMTVATFLFHIGFLLVAVFLGAHVVLWDTAFGIEIPRLPAQAGDIISFVVIAGCAVFAYRRFAYPHVKNVTRPKDWFTLILVVLPFITGVLAYHQVGSPLLMTTLHVLAGELLLALIPFTRLSHALFALFTRAYMGSEFGGVRHANDW; encoded by the coding sequence ATGATCGAATTCTACAACTTCGTCAGCGGCCCCCTCGCCTGGGTTGCATGGACCATCTTTATCGTTGGTTCCATTTACCGTCTGGTTTCGATGTACGCTCTGGCCAAGGCCAAGGATGGTTCTTCGCTTGCTTACATGAGCCTGCCCTACAGCCTGCGGTCCATTTTCCGCTGGCTCATGCCTTTCAGCACAATGGGCTGGAAAGCCGATCCGCTCATGACCGTGGCTACCTTCCTGTTCCACATCGGCTTCCTGCTGGTCGCCGTATTCCTCGGCGCGCATGTGGTTCTCTGGGATACCGCCTTCGGTATTGAAATCCCGCGTCTGCCCGCGCAGGCCGGCGACATCATCAGCTTCGTGGTCATTGCAGGCTGTGCTGTTTTTGCATACCGCCGTTTTGCATACCCCCACGTCAAGAATGTCACCCGTCCGAAAGACTGGTTTACCCTGATCCTCGTCGTCCTGCCTTTCATCACCGGCGTTCTGGCCTATCATCAGGTCGGTTCTCCTTTGTTGATGACCACGTTGCATGTGCTTGCAGGTGAACTCCTGCTCGCCCTGATTCCCTTCACCCGCCTCAGCCACGCGCTGTTCGCCCTGTTCACCAGAGCGTACATGGGTTCGGAATTCGGCGGCGTCCGCCATGCGAATGACTGGTAG
- a CDS encoding electron transfer complex subunit TmcD — protein MGRISSWDWEPGQKTVVESLSPLEGHGWQEEPYVSPDGETLAAIVQVGEGEFSIRTNDKVWEATFEKIWYPKFSPDGRLTALCQQDMEWALAIDGEMVGEATDYVWDTMFSKDGSKIATMYKAMEEYGMAVDGEPWENLYGNANQPAFSPDGAHTAAVVQVEQLAQADIEGFKKGIYSVAVDGKAWTEKYLNVWTPVFDEKGEHVAAQARTSVFDYTIVVNGKPWAEKFQFVWEPVFKPGTDSAAAPVRSGGKWGVALDGKLIWQPRYVQCLELQYSENGAKLWAVVATGYGELTACCDNAAWSKTYPTVTDLVVSPDGSRAGILASECNSNFRIVVDGSEWAGTYDMAWPVVFSADSKNAATMVEKDGRYLVLVNGKAFDRSFDRVWPPVFSEDGTKVLIRAIENNSYVRIVAEVAKF, from the coding sequence ATGGGACGAATCTCCTCATGGGATTGGGAACCCGGCCAGAAAACAGTGGTTGAATCCCTTTCCCCGCTCGAAGGACACGGATGGCAGGAAGAGCCGTATGTTTCGCCTGATGGTGAGACTTTGGCCGCAATCGTTCAGGTGGGCGAAGGCGAATTCTCCATTCGGACCAATGACAAGGTTTGGGAAGCCACATTTGAGAAAATCTGGTATCCGAAATTTTCACCGGACGGTCGTCTGACAGCTCTCTGTCAGCAGGACATGGAATGGGCGCTCGCCATTGATGGCGAAATGGTCGGAGAAGCCACCGACTATGTCTGGGACACCATGTTCAGCAAGGACGGCTCCAAAATCGCGACCATGTACAAGGCCATGGAAGAATATGGCATGGCAGTCGACGGTGAGCCTTGGGAAAACCTTTACGGCAATGCCAACCAGCCTGCTTTCAGCCCTGACGGCGCACACACTGCCGCCGTGGTTCAGGTCGAGCAGCTTGCTCAGGCTGACATTGAAGGTTTCAAGAAAGGCATCTACTCCGTAGCTGTCGACGGCAAGGCGTGGACTGAAAAGTATCTCAACGTCTGGACTCCGGTCTTCGATGAGAAGGGCGAACACGTGGCTGCACAGGCCCGTACCAGCGTTTTTGATTACACCATCGTCGTGAACGGCAAGCCGTGGGCAGAGAAGTTCCAGTTTGTCTGGGAACCGGTATTCAAGCCCGGTACTGACAGTGCTGCCGCGCCGGTTCGATCCGGGGGCAAGTGGGGCGTCGCTCTTGACGGCAAACTGATCTGGCAGCCGCGCTACGTTCAGTGTCTCGAGCTTCAGTACTCTGAAAACGGTGCCAAGCTGTGGGCTGTCGTTGCCACCGGTTACGGCGAATTGACTGCCTGTTGCGACAACGCCGCATGGAGCAAGACCTACCCCACCGTCACCGACCTCGTGGTCAGCCCTGACGGTTCCCGTGCCGGTATCCTCGCCAGCGAGTGCAACTCCAATTTCCGCATCGTGGTGGACGGCTCCGAATGGGCCGGTACCTACGATATGGCATGGCCGGTCGTGTTCTCCGCCGACAGCAAGAACGCCGCGACCATGGTGGAGAAAGACGGCAGGTATCTGGTTCTGGTCAATGGCAAGGCGTTTGATCGCAGCTTTGACCGTGTCTGGCCGCCTGTCTTCAGCGAAGACGGCACCAAGGTGCTTATCCGCGCCATCGAAAACAACAGCTACGTCCGTATTGTTGCGGAAGTAGCCAAGTTCTAG
- a CDS encoding tandem-95 repeat protein has protein sequence MTDTTGTPIGSVISLTGSAWAVSDTTQRALEQGAPVYEGEEIVTEKDSNVEIKLADDTILGQGEDSSIRLDEYIYSGDDSSLDFHMIKGVMRVVSGEIVKLNPEGFNLTTPLATIGIRGTEVMVQVDQGREIIGVDKLGAGHTVLISNAFNEVVIDKAGMFSGVDFDGSLIVPDEMPENFIAAIVRAAPLTLLGDPPRSPGDPQDVPMPEHFDTIDNQTGEYQSGVDTGPSEEGDQEDSDDEEYELSEEDIEALLDIETAAGPSVVPGEELGEVIEVDYDPFGDDTGTGLSTPPQSYTPQESEPPPEDDSPPPTTTEETVDTAPVAHNVETEQAAPDEDEPVSYNILDEGDAAGDGVTLIAANLEVNSSFSGDVDFESSGTITYTPSEGETGTVVIDYIVEDADGDTATAQLSIELADDSEPAISTSNVVADESDTLAQASGTLAIDFGEDDSTTTVALAATGATWDGALSTPTLTADDGTWKIELSGDSYNFTQLAPITHPDTNLHDESVEVNVSVTATDSDGTVSTGTFTVTIDDDGPTATNASMSTTESTPISFNIFTDGDAETGTDGGTMTYAAIENTNEFTGTFTESADGTITYDPVDGETGTMVVDYTVTDNDGDTASAKLYVNITEDAAPVVSGSDIYGDETDGLVTASDTLDGNFVTITLAAAGATWNPETDTLTADNGEWQIEMDGNLYIYTQLTPITHANAADPNDSLITTVDFTGIDGNGDSTNGSFDVEIFDDGPTAFNAFHSQTPPDDAAVSYNVLTEGDAATGTDEGTLSYAALENGSTFNGTVSHDTDGTITYTPVQGETGTVVIDYTVTDNDGDTASAQLSITLAEDSEPVITTSNVVGDETGGLVTVSGTLNVDFGADDNDTTITLSANNATWNEGTLTDDAGAWQIDLTDTGYTYTQLAALTHADPADPDDSLATIVTVTATDGDGTVGTGSFSVTIDDDGPTATNAYVTQEVTNEAISYNVITHEDAAFGTDGGTLTSAELAAGSTFTGTVTHSEDGTITYTPDQDETGTVVVDYTITDNDGDATSAQLSIKLAQLHDILIEDYLPGQGGNVITGTEGDDSLSTDHGRDVIFGMGGDDTLNGITSKDVLYGGDGNDSISGGKSNDILAGEAGLDTLEGGRGSDTFVFTSPDDGEDIILDFNSAKDQIALYETTFDLSYDSHDIN, from the coding sequence ATGACTGATACCACCGGAACGCCGATAGGCAGCGTTATCTCTCTTACCGGTTCTGCATGGGCCGTAAGCGACACAACGCAACGCGCTCTTGAACAAGGCGCGCCAGTTTACGAAGGCGAAGAAATCGTCACCGAAAAGGACAGCAACGTCGAAATCAAGCTGGCCGACGACACCATCCTCGGTCAGGGTGAGGATTCATCCATCCGACTGGACGAATACATTTATTCGGGCGACGACAGCAGCCTTGACTTCCACATGATCAAGGGTGTCATGCGTGTCGTTTCCGGCGAAATAGTCAAGCTCAACCCGGAAGGCTTCAATCTGACCACCCCTCTTGCAACCATCGGAATCCGCGGCACGGAAGTCATGGTTCAGGTCGATCAGGGCCGTGAAATCATCGGCGTCGACAAGCTCGGTGCAGGCCATACGGTTCTCATCAGCAACGCTTTCAACGAAGTCGTCATCGACAAGGCCGGCATGTTCTCCGGCGTCGACTTCGACGGCAGTCTCATCGTACCTGATGAAATGCCGGAAAACTTCATTGCGGCCATTGTCCGAGCCGCTCCGCTCACCCTGCTGGGCGACCCGCCCCGATCCCCCGGTGACCCACAAGATGTTCCCATGCCGGAACACTTTGATACCATTGACAACCAGACCGGAGAATATCAGTCCGGTGTCGATACGGGACCTTCTGAAGAAGGGGACCAAGAGGACTCTGATGACGAGGAATATGAATTGAGCGAAGAGGATATAGAAGCGCTGCTCGACATCGAGACCGCGGCAGGACCTTCCGTTGTACCGGGCGAAGAACTCGGTGAAGTCATTGAAGTCGACTACGATCCGTTCGGGGATGATACCGGCACAGGCCTGAGCACGCCGCCTCAGAGTTACACACCGCAGGAATCAGAGCCGCCGCCGGAAGATGATTCTCCTCCCCCCACCACTACGGAAGAAACAGTCGACACAGCCCCGGTTGCACACAATGTCGAAACAGAACAGGCGGCTCCGGACGAAGACGAACCCGTCAGCTACAACATTCTGGATGAAGGCGATGCCGCAGGCGATGGCGTCACCTTGATCGCAGCCAACCTTGAAGTGAATAGCAGCTTCAGCGGCGATGTTGATTTCGAATCTTCCGGAACCATCACCTACACCCCTTCGGAAGGTGAAACCGGTACGGTCGTCATCGACTATATCGTGGAAGACGCCGACGGGGACACCGCTACCGCGCAGCTCTCCATCGAGCTTGCGGACGATTCCGAACCCGCCATTTCCACCTCAAACGTCGTTGCGGACGAATCCGACACACTGGCTCAGGCCAGCGGCACGCTTGCTATTGATTTCGGCGAAGACGACAGCACCACGACGGTCGCACTTGCCGCAACCGGCGCGACCTGGGACGGAGCCTTGTCAACGCCCACGCTGACGGCCGACGACGGCACATGGAAGATCGAGCTTTCCGGAGACAGCTACAACTTCACGCAGTTGGCACCCATCACCCATCCTGACACGAATCTCCACGACGAAAGCGTGGAAGTGAACGTCTCGGTCACGGCCACGGACAGTGACGGAACAGTCAGCACAGGCACATTCACCGTCACCATCGACGACGACGGACCGACCGCGACCAATGCGTCGATGTCCACCACCGAAAGCACTCCCATCAGCTTCAACATCTTTACCGACGGAGATGCGGAAACCGGAACGGACGGCGGAACCATGACCTATGCGGCCATTGAAAATACGAACGAATTCACAGGCACGTTCACGGAATCCGCTGACGGCACCATCACGTACGACCCGGTCGACGGCGAAACAGGCACCATGGTCGTCGATTACACCGTAACCGACAACGACGGAGACACGGCCTCCGCCAAGCTCTACGTCAACATTACCGAAGACGCAGCCCCCGTTGTTTCCGGCTCCGACATCTACGGCGACGAAACCGACGGCCTGGTCACGGCTTCCGACACGCTCGACGGCAACTTCGTGACCATCACCCTTGCCGCGGCTGGCGCGACCTGGAATCCGGAGACTGACACACTCACGGCAGACAACGGCGAATGGCAGATCGAAATGGACGGCAACCTCTACATATACACCCAGCTCACGCCCATCACCCATGCCAATGCCGCAGACCCCAACGACAGTCTCATCACCACGGTCGATTTCACCGGAATCGACGGCAACGGCGACTCCACCAACGGCTCCTTCGACGTTGAAATCTTCGACGACGGCCCCACTGCCTTCAACGCCTTCCACTCCCAGACTCCTCCCGATGACGCCGCGGTCAGTTACAACGTGCTTACCGAAGGCGACGCGGCAACCGGAACGGATGAAGGAACACTGTCGTACGCCGCCCTTGAAAACGGAAGCACGTTCAACGGCACCGTCAGCCACGACACGGACGGCACCATCACCTATACCCCGGTTCAGGGCGAAACAGGGACCGTGGTCATCGACTACACCGTGACGGACAACGACGGCGACACCGCGTCCGCACAGCTCTCCATCACCCTTGCGGAAGATTCGGAACCCGTCATTACGACCTCGAACGTGGTCGGCGATGAAACCGGCGGACTGGTAACGGTTTCCGGCACCCTGAATGTCGACTTCGGCGCGGATGACAACGACACGACCATCACCCTGTCGGCCAACAATGCCACATGGAATGAAGGGACTCTGACCGACGACGCCGGAGCATGGCAAATCGATCTCACCGACACCGGCTACACCTACACGCAGCTTGCGGCCCTGACTCATGCCGACCCGGCAGACCCTGACGACAGTCTCGCGACAATAGTGACCGTCACGGCGACCGACGGAGACGGTACAGTGGGCACAGGCTCCTTCTCCGTCACCATTGACGACGACGGGCCGACCGCGACAAACGCTTATGTCACGCAGGAAGTCACGAACGAAGCGATCAGCTACAATGTCATCACTCATGAAGATGCGGCGTTCGGTACGGACGGAGGCACGCTGACAAGCGCAGAACTGGCCGCAGGAAGCACGTTTACCGGCACCGTCACACACAGTGAAGACGGAACCATCACCTACACCCCGGATCAGGACGAAACAGGTACGGTCGTGGTGGACTACACCATCACCGACAACGATGGCGACGCCACTTCCGCCCAGCTCTCCATCAAGCTGGCACAGCTCCATGACATCCTGATCGAAGACTACCTCCCCGGTCAGGGCGGCAACGTCATCACCGGGACTGAAGGCGACGACTCACTCAGCACCGATCACGGTCGTGATGTCATATTCGGCATGGGCGGAGACGACACGCTCAACGGCATCACCAGCAAGGACGTTCTTTACGGCGGCGACGGCAATGATTCCATCAGCGGCGGCAAGAGTAACGACATCCTGGCCGGAGAAGCCGGACTGGATACGCTTGAAGGCGGCCGAGGCTCCGACACCTTCGTCTTCACCTCACCCGACGACGGCGAAGACATCATTCTCGACTTCAACTCCGCCAAGGATCAGATAGCCCTCTACGAAACCACCTTCGACCTGAGTTACGACAGTCATGACATCAATTGA
- a CDS encoding PAS domain S-box protein, producing the protein MKSVLDLDGVHLDVEFMDSERFDSEQAVQFFHDYLGAILKALPKYDIIIVSDENAMNFSFKYHEELFAGIPLVFFDIRDHSLGYRLGVSPFAAGVMEPVSVQESLDLAGRLFPSAKSIHVLVDQTLHYDLNDIGALRSSLGQPVSVLSLNEMTWGKMIQKVRALTSNDPLIILSARKDMAGTRKSFEQGLDFVLRNAQCPVFQSGELGLRSGSLGGEFIDHFQQGKIAGELVLDIFNGRNIQDMPVVVPKTASRYAFDYGSLQKFGLSRRSLPPQSDVVNRPQLFLGLVSNESVRTTSIAVGGGSLLGLLLLFAFRLRRSQSAKFQYRQQFQTVFDKVPSGVAVLDLEGHFLHLNEHICNSLGYEENELIGRYLSEIMHREDGVSFNKIIQNIFEYDESLSFNEKRFVTRNGSIRWADVTLTTITDTKGCPRYYIAVSHDITKQKVFESILEYRVELTRTSTMLTMDQFFVRILNIASELVPCQVAFLSRWEDSASAFTIEGWSDVSADFFSKTQGNSCHQFVESRSELWKKCIQQEQPVFRNGVEIVELDGHIGNDLVIPVCWDGTAATVLGVARREKPFTREDADTLSFFFDFIMGTIEQKKTYDKLKSSEKKFSRIFDLAPAMISLSKASDSTFMDVNRSFTEVFGFSKDEVLGKTSLELGWIKPDVRMDVIDELQKDGSVKGQYLTLHGKNNTQVQCVLNGEIIRLDGEDCLLLIAQDITRFLENEKEMRDGRAKYQQLFNAGGDAIFVHPFNPDTVKPFMEVNEVACSRLGYSSEELQQLSFQEVVCTDPQTLARSEAARAQLVERGYSLYESMHKPKFGAPFPVEVSSRVFESSGNSYILSIARDITERKVAQGERRRLRQDYQGLFNKMQEGFAVHEIVHGASEAPADVRFVAANPAFKELVGLDPNDVIGKTFHEIFPDVEDLLIQRYSEVATSGKPISFDKYFELTKKHVMVTAFQNAPNQFACILTDITSQKAAEQKLKSAKRMAEAANRIKSDFLANMSHEIRTPLNGIVGMLQLLDGTPLDGKQREFIHAATVSSRRLTKLLCDILDHSRIEAGRLSLEDESFNVHDLFSQLKDLFMVTAKQKSLDFSVTMDESIPSALRGDVDRLSQILTNLLGNAMKFTPEGSVRLEAYRLSTVRPGTCRVLFKVSDTGIGIADDMVEHLFSPFIQASGGYTRKFEGVGLGLSICKKLVHLMRGGICLVNSPGKGTAFYVSVTFEMADETSLEKGVVGTGSVSSFHGKRVLVAEDDEINSFAIRNILDLTHADVTCVINGQEALEKLHAEDFDLVLMDIQMPVKNGLEATRAIRQGECGEDKVGIPIIALTAYAMAKDKQKLIEAGVDDYVVKPLDQGKLFVAMDRCLNPEDD; encoded by the coding sequence GTGAAATCCGTTCTGGATCTTGATGGCGTTCATCTTGACGTTGAATTCATGGACAGCGAACGATTCGATTCCGAGCAGGCTGTCCAATTTTTTCACGATTATCTGGGCGCAATCCTCAAAGCTCTTCCCAAATACGACATCATCATCGTGTCCGATGAAAATGCCATGAATTTTTCTTTCAAGTATCATGAGGAACTGTTTGCCGGGATTCCGCTTGTGTTTTTTGACATTCGCGACCATTCGCTCGGCTATCGGCTGGGAGTGAGTCCGTTTGCGGCGGGAGTCATGGAGCCTGTTTCAGTTCAGGAATCGCTGGATTTGGCCGGTCGTCTTTTCCCGTCCGCAAAGTCCATTCATGTTCTTGTCGATCAGACTCTGCACTATGATTTGAATGATATAGGAGCACTGCGATCGTCCTTGGGGCAGCCAGTGTCGGTTCTTTCATTGAACGAGATGACCTGGGGGAAAATGATCCAGAAGGTCAGGGCGTTGACGAGCAATGATCCCCTGATCATTCTCTCTGCCCGCAAAGACATGGCCGGGACAAGGAAGAGTTTTGAGCAAGGGCTTGATTTTGTGTTGAGAAACGCACAGTGCCCTGTTTTTCAGTCAGGAGAATTGGGCTTGAGGTCTGGGAGCCTTGGGGGAGAGTTCATTGATCATTTTCAGCAGGGCAAGATCGCCGGTGAGCTGGTGCTGGATATATTCAACGGCAGGAATATTCAAGATATGCCGGTGGTCGTGCCTAAAACCGCCAGCCGGTATGCTTTTGATTATGGTTCGCTCCAGAAATTCGGCTTGAGCAGACGATCCCTGCCTCCGCAGAGTGATGTTGTGAACAGACCTCAGTTGTTCTTGGGACTTGTTTCCAATGAGTCGGTACGGACCACTTCCATAGCCGTGGGAGGGGGGAGCCTTCTGGGGTTGCTTCTGCTTTTCGCGTTCAGGCTTCGGAGGTCGCAATCTGCCAAATTTCAGTATCGGCAACAATTTCAGACCGTTTTTGACAAGGTTCCATCCGGTGTGGCCGTGTTGGATTTAGAGGGACATTTTCTTCATTTGAACGAGCATATATGCAACTCGCTCGGGTATGAGGAAAATGAGCTGATTGGGCGTTATCTCAGCGAGATTATGCATCGTGAAGATGGCGTATCCTTTAACAAAATCATTCAAAATATTTTTGAGTATGACGAGTCGTTGAGTTTCAATGAAAAGCGGTTTGTAACCAGGAACGGGTCCATTCGCTGGGCTGATGTGACTTTGACCACGATTACGGACACAAAAGGGTGCCCTCGTTATTACATTGCGGTCAGTCATGACATCACGAAACAGAAAGTCTTTGAGTCCATATTGGAATACCGTGTCGAGCTTACGCGTACGAGCACGATGCTCACCATGGATCAGTTTTTTGTGCGGATTTTGAATATTGCCTCGGAACTGGTCCCTTGCCAGGTCGCTTTTCTTTCTCGCTGGGAAGATTCCGCTTCGGCTTTTACGATTGAGGGATGGTCTGACGTTTCAGCTGATTTTTTCAGTAAGACACAAGGGAATAGTTGTCACCAGTTTGTGGAGTCAAGAAGTGAACTGTGGAAGAAGTGCATCCAGCAGGAACAGCCGGTTTTTCGAAATGGAGTCGAAATCGTGGAGCTTGATGGGCATATCGGAAATGATCTGGTCATTCCTGTTTGCTGGGACGGCACCGCCGCAACCGTTCTGGGGGTCGCCAGAAGGGAAAAACCGTTTACCAGAGAAGATGCGGACACGCTTTCGTTTTTCTTCGATTTCATAATGGGCACCATCGAACAGAAAAAGACGTACGACAAACTGAAAAGCAGTGAGAAGAAGTTTTCGAGGATTTTTGATCTGGCTCCTGCCATGATTTCACTCAGCAAGGCCTCGGATTCCACGTTTATGGATGTGAACAGGAGTTTTACTGAAGTCTTCGGATTTTCCAAGGATGAGGTGCTCGGAAAAACATCACTGGAGCTTGGATGGATCAAGCCCGATGTGCGTATGGATGTCATTGATGAATTGCAGAAAGACGGAAGTGTAAAGGGGCAGTATCTGACCTTGCACGGGAAAAACAATACTCAGGTTCAGTGCGTGCTTAACGGTGAAATCATACGGCTTGACGGCGAAGATTGCCTACTGCTGATTGCTCAGGACATAACCCGTTTTCTTGAGAATGAAAAAGAGATGCGTGATGGTCGGGCAAAGTACCAGCAGTTGTTCAATGCCGGTGGCGATGCCATCTTCGTCCATCCGTTCAATCCTGACACGGTCAAGCCTTTCATGGAGGTAAATGAAGTTGCCTGCTCTCGTTTGGGATACAGCAGTGAAGAGTTGCAGCAACTCAGTTTTCAGGAGGTCGTATGTACCGATCCCCAGACTTTGGCCCGGAGTGAAGCGGCAAGGGCGCAACTGGTCGAACGTGGTTACAGTCTGTATGAATCCATGCACAAGCCGAAATTCGGAGCGCCGTTCCCGGTTGAGGTCTCCAGCCGAGTCTTCGAGTCTTCCGGCAATTCATATATTCTTTCCATTGCGCGAGATATTACTGAACGCAAGGTTGCTCAGGGGGAAAGACGTCGTCTTCGTCAGGACTACCAAGGTCTTTTCAATAAAATGCAGGAAGGTTTTGCCGTTCATGAAATAGTTCATGGTGCTTCCGAAGCTCCCGCAGACGTGCGTTTTGTCGCTGCGAATCCGGCCTTTAAAGAGCTTGTTGGTCTCGATCCAAATGATGTCATAGGCAAAACTTTTCATGAAATTTTCCCGGATGTGGAAGACCTCTTGATCCAACGGTACAGCGAGGTCGCAACTTCCGGTAAGCCCATTTCATTCGACAAGTATTTTGAATTGACGAAAAAGCACGTCATGGTCACGGCATTTCAAAATGCTCCGAATCAGTTTGCCTGCATTCTTACTGATATCACTTCACAGAAAGCCGCTGAACAGAAACTGAAATCCGCCAAGCGGATGGCAGAGGCGGCGAACCGCATAAAATCCGATTTTCTGGCGAATATGAGTCATGAAATCAGAACGCCGCTGAATGGCATTGTGGGTATGCTTCAATTACTGGACGGCACTCCGCTTGATGGAAAACAACGGGAGTTCATTCATGCCGCCACTGTGTCTTCTAGACGTTTGACGAAACTGCTCTGTGACATTCTCGATCATTCGCGGATTGAGGCGGGGCGGCTGTCGTTGGAGGACGAAAGTTTCAATGTCCATGATTTGTTTTCCCAGTTGAAAGATCTTTTCATGGTCACGGCCAAGCAGAAGTCTTTGGATTTTTCGGTCACCATGGATGAAAGCATTCCCTCGGCGTTGAGGGGGGATGTGGACAGGCTGAGCCAGATTCTGACCAATCTGCTTGGCAATGCCATGAAGTTTACCCCCGAAGGCAGTGTCAGGCTTGAAGCCTACAGGCTATCTACGGTCAGGCCGGGAACCTGCCGTGTGCTCTTTAAAGTGTCCGATACCGGAATCGGCATCGCAGACGATATGGTGGAGCACCTATTCTCTCCGTTTATTCAGGCGAGCGGTGGGTATACCCGGAAATTCGAGGGCGTAGGCCTGGGGCTGTCCATATGCAAGAAGCTCGTCCATTTGATGCGAGGGGGCATCTGTCTGGTGAACAGTCCCGGCAAGGGAACGGCTTTTTATGTGAGCGTGACTTTCGAAATGGCGGATGAAACATCTTTGGAGAAAGGTGTTGTTGGCACAGGCAGTGTGTCTTCATTTCACGGCAAGCGGGTTCTTGTTGCCGAAGATGATGAAATCAACAGTTTTGCGATACGGAATATCCTTGATCTCACGCATGCGGATGTCACCTGCGTCATCAATGGGCAAGAGGCGCTTGAGAAGCTTCATGCCGAGGACTTCGATCTGGTTTTGATGGATATTCAGATGCCGGTCAAAAACGGTCTTGAGGCGACACGGGCCATACGGCAGGGAGAATGCGGCGAAGACAAGGTCGGAATCCCGATCATAGCTCTGACTGCGTATGCGATGGCAAAGGACAAACAGAAATTGATCGAAGCGGGGGTGGATGACTATGTCGTCAAGCCGCTTGATCAGGGCAAACTGTTTGTCGCCATGGATAGATGTCTGAACCCGGAGGACGATTAG
- a CDS encoding chemotaxis protein CheW → MDHGQYLTFTLGREILALDIRKVREVLELTSISQIPRTPDFMRGVINLRGHAVPVVDMRRKLNMAHKDDTVETCIIITEVRYEEDQLVLGILVDSVREVFEMASTDIEPAPRMGAAISTDYIKGMGRQDGTFVIIVDMDSIFSIEELEVAANSNLHRRDAAA, encoded by the coding sequence ATGGACCACGGGCAGTATCTCACGTTCACTCTGGGGCGGGAGATACTCGCTTTGGATATCCGCAAAGTGCGCGAGGTGCTCGAATTGACCAGCATCTCGCAGATACCGCGAACTCCGGACTTCATGCGTGGCGTCATTAACCTTCGGGGACATGCCGTGCCAGTTGTGGACATGCGCCGCAAGCTCAATATGGCTCATAAGGACGATACGGTTGAAACATGCATCATCATAACGGAAGTACGGTATGAAGAGGATCAGCTTGTCCTCGGCATTCTTGTAGACTCGGTTCGGGAGGTCTTTGAGATGGCCTCCACGGATATCGAGCCTGCTCCCAGAATGGGGGCCGCCATTTCCACCGATTACATCAAGGGAATGGGGCGGCAGGACGGTACGTTCGTTATTATTGTCGACATGGATTCGATCTTTTCCATTGAAGAACTCGAAGTTGCTGCGAATTCGAATCTCCACAGGAGAGACGCTGCGGCGTAA
- a CDS encoding methyl-accepting chemotaxis protein has product MLALNAAIEAARAGEHGKGFAVVAAEVRKLAERSGEAASEISELSSSSVAVAEKAGEMLETLVPDIEKTASLVQEIAAASNEQNAGAVQINQAISQLDTVIQTNASASEEMASASEELSAQGQQLQLTMGFFKVNGNGHAPVHASSMVTVAPKAAPALPQNRGGQVEKAVPTTGFDMNMGADDAQEFERF; this is encoded by the coding sequence CTGCTTGCCTTGAACGCGGCCATTGAGGCCGCCCGTGCCGGTGAGCATGGCAAGGGCTTTGCCGTTGTCGCGGCCGAGGTCCGGAAACTGGCTGAACGAAGCGGAGAAGCCGCTTCCGAAATCAGTGAGTTGTCGAGCAGCAGTGTCGCTGTCGCGGAGAAAGCGGGCGAAATGCTTGAGACATTGGTGCCGGATATTGAAAAGACCGCGTCTCTGGTGCAGGAAATCGCTGCGGCAAGCAACGAACAGAACGCCGGGGCCGTTCAGATCAATCAGGCTATCAGCCAGTTGGATACGGTCATCCAGACAAACGCTTCTGCTTCCGAGGAAATGGCTTCGGCAAGTGAGGAATTGTCTGCTCAGGGACAGCAACTGCAACTGACCATGGGATTCTTCAAGGTGAACGGAAACGGACATGCTCCCGTCCATGCCTCTTCCATGGTCACAGTGGCTCCGAAGGCCGCTCCCGCACTGCCTCAGAATAGGGGCGGGCAAGTTGAAAAGGCGGTCCCCACCACTGGTTTTGACATGAATATGGGCGCTGACGACGCACAAGAGTTCGAGCGGTTCTAG